The Saccharomyces paradoxus chromosome VIII, complete sequence genome has a window encoding:
- the OTU2 gene encoding deubiquitinase OTU2 (similar to YHL013C), whose product MSSTEPGDNFESIQDILARHRKENKDLQNKITGMKKQATKSKRKEVNSKCLDLHDKLKTKQENEIRDWKVANNQVSDAEQEDEVTPEKLLEQLSISQEVEQNIPTQQQQQQQQQQQQQQQSQSKKRRNRQKERLAKRNAAIAKMKEEAALEASKQPDLKKIEQESIDQLCELKKLKQFDIQPDGHCLFASILDQLKLRHDPKELDPDLNVMKLRSLSCNYVQEHRDDFIPYLFDEETMKMKDIDEYTKEMEHTAQWGGEVEILALSYVFDCPISILMSGRPIQVYNECGKKPELKLVYYKHSYSLGEHYNSLHDS is encoded by the coding sequence ATGTCCAGCACCGAACCAGGGGATAATTTCGAAAGTATACAAGACATTCTTGCGAGACACCGcaaggaaaataaagatttACAGAATAAAATAACGGGTATGAAAAAACAGGCCACTAaatccaaaagaaaagaagttaATTCGAAATGTCTAGATCTTCATGATAAACTAAAGACTAAGCAAGAAAACGAAATAAGAGACTGGAAGGTTGCAAATAATCAAGTATCTGATGCTgaacaagaagatgaagtgACTCCTGAAAAACTACTAGAACAATTATCCATATCTCAAGAGGTTGAACAGAATATTCCCAcccaacaacaacaacaacaacaacaacaacaacaacaacaacaacagaGTCAATCAAAGAAGCGTCGCAATAGacaaaaggaaagattGGCTAAAAGGAATGCAGCAATTgctaaaatgaaagaagagGCTGCTTTGGAAGCATCCAAACAACCcgacttgaaaaaaatagagcAAGAGTCTATAGATCAACTGTGTGAATTAAAGAAACTCAAACAATTTGATATCCAACCTGATGGCCATTGTCTGTTTGCATCTATATTAGATCAGTTGAAATTACGCCACGATCCAAAAGAACTAGATCCAGATTTGAATGTCATGAAACTGAGATCGTTGAGTTGTAATTACGTGCAAGAACATAGAGACGATTTCATTCCATATTtgtttgatgaagaaaccatgaaaatgaaagacaTCGATGAGTACACGAAAGAGATGGAGCATACGGCTCAATGGGGTGGGGAAGTTGAGATCTTAGCTCTCTCTTATGTTTTTGATTGTCCCATTAGCATTCTAATGAGTGGTAGACCTATTCAAGTGTACAATGAATGTGGGAAAAAACCTGAGCTGAAGCTAGTTTATTATAAACATAGCTATTCATTAGGTGAGCATTACAATTCATTGCATGATTCATGA
- a CDS encoding UTP--glucose-1-phosphate uridylyltransferase (UTP glucose-1-phosphate uridylyltransferase~similar to YHL012W), which produces MTVFSGINKIEFEGTFEGIGKDVVMSKMIRALQKHFPSIRDKNYELSLFLHIFQRYVLENTSITHDLDRDEIKLPNMDEVVEFEDIKSDDPLDGKLLSKLAILKLSGKTNIIIGKESPLFEVKNGMCSLDITVQQTQNLNAEHNSDVPLIFMTSFETESQISNFLEERYSSSKVRWKTVVQSSFPSIDKGRLLPIDLQTNPHKEDFWYPCGTGNLADTLYFSGELDELLAQGKEILFVSNIDNLGATVDLNILDFMINKKIEYLVEVVERTANDSNTEVLATYKGKLRSVYYSCLPNENASKCRFVNTNNIWIDLRKLKGLIESNSLNLPIRSSETKITHDHEEKECLHFKTQLVDCIAFFPNSRVIKVTRNRFLPLKTCRDLFLLKSTLYDLDANGTFNLYPLKFGLLPSIDLGDEFATYETFNIGIPDIPNILELDHLTVMGNVFFGRKITLRGTVIMICDKDDVITVPDGSILENVTIWNKSQLEDMNEY; this is translated from the coding sequence ATGACGGTATTCTCAggaataaataaaatagaGTTTGAAGGTACTTTCGAGGGTATTGGGAAGGATGTCGTTATGTCAAAAATGATAAGGGCGTTGCAGAAGCATTTCCCTTCGATACGTGATAAGAATTATGAGTTGAGCCTATTTTTACACATTTTCCAGAGATATGTCTTAGAAAATACTTCAATTACTCACGATTTAGACCGTGATGAAATCAAACTACCCAACATGGATGAAGTAGTTGAATTCGAAGATATTAAAAGCGACGATCCATTGGATGGTAAACTATTATCAAAATTAGCCATCTTAAAATTAAGCGGAAAGACTAATATAATAATTGGTAAGGAAAGTCCCTTATTTGAGGTAAAAAATGGGATGTGTTCTTTGGACATAACAGTACAACAAACGCAAAATTTGAATGCAGAACATAATTCCGACGTTCCTCTCATATTCATGActtcttttgaaactgAATCTCAAATTTCGAATTTCCTCGAAGAGCGTTATTCTTCTAGCAAAGTTAGATGGAAAACCGTAGTTCAATCAAGCTTCCCATCAATTGATAAAGGTCGATTACTACCAATCGACTTACAAACCAATCCTCATAAAGAAGATTTCTGGTATCCTTGTGGAACTGGTAATCTAGCTGACAccttatatttttcagGAGAATTGGATGAGTTACTTGCTCAAGGCAAAGagattttatttgtttcaaatattGATAATTTAGGGGCTACTGTAGATTTGAACATTTTAGATTTtatgataaataaaaaaattgagtaCCTTGTTGAGGTGGTTGAAAGGACTGCAAATGATTCGAATACTGAGGTGTTGGCAACCTATAAAGGTAAACTGCGATCGGTGTATTATAGCTGTTTGCCCAATGAAAATGCAAGCAAGTGTAGATTTGTGAATACTAATAACATTTGGATCGACTTGAGAAAGCTAAAGGGCCTAATAGAGTCTAATAGTTTAAATTTGCCGATTCGTTCCAGTGAAACCAAAATAACACACGATcatgaagagaaagagtGTCTACATTTTAAGACACAGTTAGTGGATTGTATTGCATTCTTTCCGAACAGTCGAGTTATAAAAGTAACAAGAAACAGATTTTTGCCCCTAAAAACATGTAGGGACttgtttttgttgaaatCAACTCTATATGATCTCGACGCAAATGGAACATTTAATCTCTACCCTCTGAAGTTTGGACTACTACCGTCAATCGACTTGGGCGATGAGTTCGCAACCTATGAAACCTTTAACATAGGAATACCAGATATTCCTAATATTTTGGAACTAGATCATTTGACTGTAATGGGAAATGTGTTTTTTGGTCGTAAAATAACTCTAAGAGGGACCGTAATTATGATCTGTGATAAAGACGATGTAATTACTGTTCCTGATGGTTCTATTTTAGAAAACGTAACGATTTGGAATAAATCCCAGCTGGAGGATATGAACGAATATTAA
- the PRS3 gene encoding ribose phosphate diphosphokinase subunit PRS3 (5-phospho-ribosyl-1(alpha)-pyrophosphate synthetase~similar to YHL011C) encodes MPTNSIKLLAPDVHRGLAELVAKRLGLQLTSSKLKRDPTGEVSFSIGESVRDQDIFIITQIGSGVVNDRVLELLIMINASKTASARRITAIIPNFPYARQDRKDKSRAPITAKLMADMLTTAGCDHVITMDLHASQIQGFFDVPVDNLYAEPSVVRYIKENVNYMDSIIISPDAGGAKRAATLADRLDLNFALIHKERARANEVSRMVLVGDVTDKICIIVDDMADTCGTLAKAAEILLDNRAKSVIAIVTHGVLSGKAIENINNSKLDRVVCTNTVPFEEKIKKCPKLAVIDISSVLAESIRRLHNGESISYLFKNYPL; translated from the coding sequence ATGCCAACAAACTCCATCAAGTTATTAGCACCGGACGTTCACCGTGGTTTGGCTGAGCTTGTTGCTAAAAGATTAGGTTTACAATTAACTAGCAGTAAACTAAAGAGAGATCCAACCGGCGaagtttccttttctattGGAGAATCTGTTAGGGACCAAGATATCTTTATCATTACGCAAATTGGTTCTGGTGTCGTGAATGATCGTGTTCTAGAGCTACTGATTATGATCAACGCTTCGAAGACTGCATCCGCAAGAAGAATCACTGCCATTATTCCAAATTTCCCTTATGCAAGGCAAGATAGAAAGGATAAGTCTCGTGCTCCTATTACTGCTAAATTGATGGCAGACATGCTAACAACAGCCGGCTGTGATCATGTGATTACTATGGATTTGCACGCCTCTCAAATCCAAGGGTTCTTCGACGTTCCGGTAGATAATCTATATGCAGAACCAAGCGTAGTTAGATATATCAAAGAGAATGTCAACTATATGGattcaataataatttcGCCGGATGCTGGTGGGGCAAAACGTGCTGCCACTTTGGCTGATCGTCTGGATCTAAATTTTGCATTGATCCATAAGGAGAGAGCTCGTGCAAATGAGGTTTCCCGCATGGTTCTTGTTGGTGATGTTACTGACAAGATTTGTATCATTGTTGATGATATGGCCGATACCTGTGGTACTTTAGCTAAGGCTGCTGAAATTCTTTTAGATAATAGGGCCAAATCTGTTATTGCTATTGTTACGCACGGTGTTTTATCAGGTAAGGctattgaaaatatcaataattcTAAACTGGATAGAGTTGTTTGCACAAATACTGTcccatttgaagaaaaaatcaaaaagtgTCCAAAACTGGCCGTCATTGACATCAGCAGTGTGCTGGCTGAAAGTATTCGTCGTTTGCATAATGGTGAAAGtatttcttatttatttaagAATTATCCCCTATAA